Part of the Ammospiza caudacuta isolate bAmmCau1 chromosome 3, bAmmCau1.pri, whole genome shotgun sequence genome, ccctgacaggaggggacagccaggggggtcaggctctgctcccagggaacagggacaggatgagagggaacagcctcaaATTGTGCCTGGAGaggctcaggttggacatcaggaggaatttgttTGGAAGGAgcttcccagggcagtgttggagTCCCCATGCCTGCAGGGATTTCaaagccctgtggatgtggcacttggggacatggtcagaggtggccttggcagtgctggggaatggttggactcgatgatctctGAGGGATTTTCCATCCTAAACcattctgtggctctgtggagTGTTTGGGGACAGCTCAGCATCGTGCCCATGGCTGCAGTTCTCCTTTCAGCTGCCCTGGTGctctctgcctccagctcctcagctctCAGCAAGGACAATTAGCTGCATTCATCAGTGGAATTAACCAATTTTCTCCTGTTTAAATACACGAGACTGAAGGTGTTGCAGCATCCACCTTGAAAAGACACAAGTTACGTCACGAAACCTCCAAACCTGCCAACAccaagagaaggaaggaagctCCAAGAAGAGAGGGAAACCACACAAAGTCTGCTGGAAGCACTGCCCAGCATCACACCTGGCTGGAAAAAAAGATCTGGGAATAGTTTTGGATACAGGGTGAGGATTGTGGGCATCCAAAGCCATCCTTTCCTAATTCCCCCTCACTCCTGGGCAGGAACCCCCAGGAAGGATCTGAGCTCAGAGAACTTGGGGCAATAACCAAGACTTTTGTTTATGTACCCATTCTATCCAATAATAAACCAATTTTGTCTTGGATCAGCAAACTTTAGTGAGGTAGGACTGGGAAATGCAGCACAAATACATAATTTGTGGTGGCAGAAGTGGGAATATTGTAAAACAAATGGAAGCTTCATTTCTCAGCAAGTCAAAATCTGCTTCTGAATcacacaaatacatttttttatctttatccATCTTCATAAATTTAAAAGTGTAAGAGGGAAACTCCTCCTAGTTCCTTTTAACCTAAAGGcactaaaatatatatttttgtaacctttaaactgcattttaaaagtaGTAAGGGCAGAACTATTCAGCACAATGTTGAAAAATTTAGCATTTCAAGGGGTAGGGGAGGGagcttttctgcatttttttgtaTAATGGGAAAGCTCTGGGATTTTTTACCTAGAAAATAAATGGTCCAGGTAGCAATCCCTGGGGAAAACCTGGTGGAATCAAGGAGGATGGGCAGTGGGCAGAGTTGGGAactgcagcactgagggaatCTTCTGCTGGGAACCCCCAGCTCTCTCTGCAGAAACTTCCCTTGGGAGCCAAGAGTTTCATCAATAATTAAGGAACATGTGAATATTGAGCTAATTTAGGATTTGCACTTTCTCACATATTTTAATGTCCCTGAAGGTTGGTGGGGTGTGAGATGGAGGGGGGGAGTAAAACTAAACCCTCCCTTTGCAGGGATAAAATTCCAGATGTCGGAtccaccccccccaaaaaaaaaaaaaaaaaagagggataTTTTTAAAGAGGTGGTCGTTCCATATAGGGTTCAGCCACTCATTTTCTGCCTGGCCCATGGGAGTTGTTGCCACTGTTCCCCATCCATGAAAATGGGGGAGAACAAAGCTTTCTTCCCCCCTTTGTCTGCTCCATCTATTTTCGCTCGCGGCTTTTTCGCCGTAATTTCCCTGTTCCCAAAGCcctgggagagctctgctgcttcctgtgCCCCAGATACAGGTGAAGCCTCgcagcagagaggggaaggtgagcacacacacacaaaaacaagaaaaaaaatggtaatCCCGCAGTTTTTCCAGACTAATTACCCCGATCCGGTGGTAATTAAGAGGTGGCATTTTCACATGGCCCCAGCCTCCTTTATGTAACGTGGGAGCTTCTGACAGGACAGGTTTGACCAGCATTTTAGGCAGGGTGCAGAATGAAACCCTCCTTACTAATGCCATCAGAAtgccaggtgctgcaggaaagggggagaagggaaaaaaattggttaTTAATAATAGTAGCAGTGTTTGCACTTAAAATTCTGTGTGGGGGccctgggaagggaggaaatCCAAATGAGGAATATTCTGCTGGATTTCTTTGTGCTGTAAGCACACAGGAGCCCCAGATTGGGTCTCAGGAGGGTCTGAAAAGCCACAGAGTTGACCCCTGTGATGCCTTTGAGAGGTCAAATGTTACTCCCAGGATGTGGAGGGAATAATGAGGATCGGGAACACCCAGAGAGGTGCTCTGAGAGCTTCCaggctttggcagcagaggcaggagagggTGCAGGTCCTGTCCTTGCTCAGGGTTTTTCCTCTCCCAAACCTATCCACCCATCCTGCAAAACGTGGAAACAGTGCAAGCTGGAAGCAATCCTGTAAAAGGCCTCAAGTGGAATCCAtccatctctttccttttcccagagagggaaaTTCTGCTGCTACTACTAAAAATTCCTGGCCTCTGGGGCCTCCACAGAGGTGTTTTTATATTCATGATAGCCAGGTCCTGAGCATCCTGAGGGTTAAAAAGTTAAAGTGAGCCATGCAACATATTCACCATACCCAAAGTACCATCCTGTTCAAAATGAAACCTTTGCAACCCTGGCAGCCTCCTTTACAGAGCACTTCCACCCTTCCTAAAGGGAGCTAAACAGAATTAAGgttttcttcccaaaatatCACTGCcaacctctgcagcagctccagcctgcaaAATGCACCCGGTTgacctgtgcagggcagggtggggagtTTGACAtcctccctccctgtcccatcccGGCACTTCAAGGCGTGAGACAGGATTTTAGGAGAgatctggagctgctgggacagaacaggctgtccccaggagcGTGCCCAGCTCCAAACCCCAGATAAAAGGCAGCTCCtccatatgtgtgtgtgtgtgtgtgtgtgtgtgtgtggaaagGGTTTATAAATCTGTCCCGAGACCAGGAAATCTCCTGCGCCTTTTAGATTTAAGAGAAGTTGCCTTCCTGTTGTATTCCCAGAtaacagcagctctgatggaGCCCACTTGTAAATAGCTTAATAGATTTAATCAGTTCCTTTGGAAAATGTTGCTGCTTCCGCAGGGTTTTAGTTCAGTCCCGGGGAAAAGCTCGGGCAGGGCAGCCGCTGCTTCTGCTGCGAGCGAAGCTGGCGGATTCCAGCTCTCCTGACCCCAAAATCGCTGCTACCCACAAGAAACCAGAACCATCCCGCTCCTGtgcagagggaaagggagagacCAGGAAGCCCAGGCGGATCCTGCCCGGCTCACATTTACATGAGCTCTCTCCATCACTCCTAATCTGACAAGAGTCAATAGGAACACCCAGGCACGTGGGAAACCTGCCCGAACGCCCCGGCCTGGGATCCGCGCCGGGGTTTTCCCCCCTGCCTTGGGGTCAGATGGGGCAGCCTCGgccagccccatcctgcccaTCCCAAAACTCCGTCCCGCTGCTTTtatggcagcacagagaggaaaCCCACGgtttccctgcagccccatATCTGCGGATCAAAATCATACAGGAATCCAGGCACCAAATGCATTCCCCAGCGCAAATCCCCAAGGGCATTTTCGGTGCCATCACCTTCCTGGAGATCCTTTGTCCTAGTGAGAGGAATGCTGCTTGGATGATTTTCCCACCCAGTTGGGGTTAGTGGGGAACACCGTTGTGTGGCTTTGGGACTTCCATCCCATCCTGCCTTTTCGGGTTGGAGCAGCATTCCATAAAatgcagcagcaaggaaaagatCCTTTGTCTCCCAGTGTCCAGCGGGGACCGACTGGAGATGTTTCATCCTCTTtgagctccatccctgccttgtTTTCCCCTAAAAGCTCCCTTAGGAgtctggccaggctggacaagcaCCCACCAGCATGTTCACTGTGTCCCAGTTTCCATCCCATACAAAGGGAtctggaaatttggggtgaaaaccCACATGGGGTGGGcaaagcacagcctggcccGGTGGTTTAAGCAGAAGTGGGGAAAAGTTGTCTCTGCTTGTGGTATCTGTGCCTCGATTTCCCTTGGCAAACAGGGTTCCTGCAGCTTGTCAAAGCCTGGAGAGGGGACTTTTGCACCCCAATGGGATCTTCCTTTCAGtgccattttcctttttccccccagttttcaGTGCCTTTATCGCCTCTCTCTCTGTGTTACCCCCCAGCCTTTAAAGTTTGAAGCTCTCTGAGGTGCAGGAGGGCAGCGGGGCTGTTTGTGGGCGGGAcatctccagctctctcctcaCTCCCTTTCAGCgagcaaaataaagaaaaaatagtaataaaagaGGTGGAGGGGGGagtgggaaggagaaaaggggggtgcagggggtgcTGCTTCCCCGGGGGGGGTGCCGGGCAGAAGGGGTGGGGAGAACTTCCCTCGCAGCACCATCCCGGCCGGGGCTGAGGAGTTTGCAAACAAGGAGGAGCAGCGAGTCCCTTCGGTGTCATTGGAGGAGGCTTTTTCCAAGGAGCTCATAAATACGGGAGAGGCCGGGCAGGAGGCTGGGACTGCGCGGGGACCCCGAGggcagcgcggcggggccgggggggccgggggggccaTGGCTGCGCTGCTCAGCACATTCCCCTGGCCGGAGCGGCTGGAGGGCGACACGGGcgaggggctgtccccagggccaccccccCGAGCGTCGCAGGGCGAGAAGGGCTCCGAGAGCCGCATCCGCCGGCCCATGAACGCGTTCATGGTGTGGGCGAAGGACGAGAGGAAGAGGCTGGCGGTGCAGAACCCCGACCTGCACAACGCGGAGCTCAGCAAGATGCTCGGTGAGCagcgcggggggcgcggggttggggaggggggaaatcGGGGACCCAGCCGGGCATCCCCGGGGGTGCAAACCCTGCCCGGATCCGGTGGGAGCACACGGGCACCCACTCGGCAATCCAGGGGGGATTCAGTGCCCAGGGGCACCCAGCGGAGATCCCTGCGGGTGCAAACCTTGTCCGGATTTGGTGCCAGTGAGTCCGGCAGGACATTCCCGGGGGTGCAAACCCTGACGGGATTCGGTGACACCGGAGATCCCTGCGTGTGCAAACCTTGTTCGGATTCGGTGCCCATGAGCCCAGCAGGGCATTCCCGGGGGTGCAAATCCTGCCCGGATCCGGTGGCACGGGGGATCCGACACCCACCCGGGATTGGGATGCACACCCTGCTGGGATCCAGCGCTCCGGGCTTGGTCCCCAGGCACCCACCTGCGGTCCTGGGAGTGAAAACCCGAATTCAGTGCATTGAGGTGGGGATCCAGGCACTCTCTGGCCGTTCCTGGGGTGcaaatcccacccagatccAGCGCCCCATGTTGGTCACCATGCGCCCACCCGGTCATCCCGGGGTGCAAATCCTACCCAGATCCAGCGCCCCGGATTGGGAATGCTAGCTCCACTGGCCATCCCTGGGGGTGCCAACCCTGCCCAGGTGGGGACCCGGTCTGGCACGCAGCAGGAGGGCACGCCTGCACCtttctgggtggttttggggtgcaaaGCCAGCCCGGGTGCAGCACTCTGGGGCTGCAATACCTGATGGAGTTTAGCAGCACCATGCACCCACTCTGTCACCCACGCGGTCCGGTCCCACACTCCAGGTGTGCAGCCTCTCCTCGGGGTGCACAGCCCGATGGTGTCCtgcaccccagggcacaggcaccCTGCCACCCCTCTGCTGCAAGCCCTGAgggtgctgccctgctctgcaaagagggaccccccccccccccaattttcctggcctgtccttgctgtgccaCTTTGTATTACATGGCTGGAGGGGGTGTGTGTATATGTCTGCTGTTACTTTTGGGGGATCACATTTTGAGCACACATTTGTTTCCCACTCCCCATCTACTATTTCTCCCTTCCTCCCAATCCCCATTTTGATGTGAAACTGAGAGGGCAAACCAAAATTATCAGCCCAGGCAGCCTGAGAAAGAGCTGCCCGAATTGCAACAGAGCTTTGCTGCCCAACCTCTTATCCAAAGTTTGTGTTTCCCTGGACAGTTCTGTGGTGTTTTCtttggtggtttgggttttctcctctctgctttACCATGCAGCATCTCAGCTTATTAGTGTTATTTTTGCTGTCTCAGGCCATGGGAAGGCATCAAAGGCTTCGATGTGTATCCTCATTTCTCCCCCTTaccctgaggagcagcctgggacagcctCACTGTGGGATAAAACCCCCCCTACCCAATGCTGCTTCTCTGTGCTGTGTCTTGAGgacattttatttcaaacagGGAGGCACGAGGTCATAGGattacagaatcatggaatggtttgggttggaagggaccttaaaaaacATCTAATCCGtaggcagagacaccttccaccatcaAGACCAGCTGTCACAGTGCCCAGGTCTCCTTGTGCCCTGCTGCAAGCCCTGGCACAAACTGGGGCACCTTAAAGGACAGCACGTCCTGACCCTCTGCTCAGCCAAGCACAGCcttggctgtccctgctccacagggagctgggaaagttCGTCTGCCTGGATTTATTTACTAACTCCAAACCCACCTTGTGTGGGTACTTGGGATGAAGGGAGTCAGAGACCCTTTAGCAGCCTCGATTCCCTCCTTCTTCTCCCACCCACTCCCACCACATCCCTCTGcgggggtttttgggatgtGTCCTCTGCATGTGCCAGGTGGGACACTGGGCACCCTTGGGAGGCTGTGGGTGCTAAGGGAGCGTGTCCTCCGTTTCAGGGAAGTCCTGGAAGGCGCTGAGCCTGTCGCAGAAGCGTCCCTACGTGGAGGAGGCCGAGCGGCTGCGGGTGAAGCACATGCAAGATTATCCCAACTACAAGTACCGGCCCCGTCGGAAGAAGCAGGTCAAGCGCATCGGGAAGCGGGTGGATCCCGGCtttctgctgggcagcctcacACGGGGCGACCAGAACTCTGTGCCGGAAAAGCGGACCTGCAGCCGGGCTGGGGGGGACAAAGAGGGCCCGGGTGAGTACCCCCCCCGCCCGGGGCTGCCGGCAGTGCGGGCGTACCGGGAGCCTCCaggcagcagcggcggcagcagcaccAGCGTGGACACCTACCCCTACGGGCTGCCCACCCCGCCGGAGATGTCCCCTCTGGATGCCATAGACCCCGAGCAGAGCTTCTTCTCCTCGCCCTGCCCCGAGGAGCATCACCGCTCCCACCTGGCCGGTGCCACCTTCTCCCCACCGGAGTTTGCAGGTGGTTCCCTGCCCTGTGGCCACCACGCACTCAGCCCCATGCCACCACAGCCGGCCACCTGCATGATCCCCCCGGCCTCCAGctgcccttcccttcctcctcctcctcccagctaCTACACACCcgccttcccctccctgccccctcccAACCTCCATGCCCACCTGGGCCAGCTCTCCCCACCGCCCGACCACCACGGCTTTGACACCTTGGACCAGCTGAGCCAAGCGGAGCTGCTGGGGGAGATGGACCGTAATGAGTTTGACCAATATCTCAACAACCCCGGCCACGGTGACCACCACCACCACGGAGGGGCCTTGGCCAATGGGCATATCCCaagctctggcagctcccacagctctgagAACAGCCTCATCTCCGTCCTGGCTGATGCCACAGCCACCTACTACAATAACTACAGCGTGTCTTAGGAGCCCAGCCGGGGCCGCCTGGAGCGGCCCAGGAAGGACCCGACACTGTTCCGAGGCGTTGCTCCCTCAGGGTGACCGAAGCACAGGGCCCTGGAGTCTCCTCGGTGCTGTAGGTAAAGGATTTGGGTTGTTGGGTCACCACCGTGCAAAGCCTGGAGTGCTCTGCTCCCACCGTGGCCAGGGGCACTTCCCGATGCCAAAGCCCTTTGGCcaagtccctcttccaaagcagggatgctcctgggaGCACTGGAAGGCTGCCCTTCATTTTGGGGtatccccagctctgctttggaGTCAGGAGTGCTGCAGCACCCCACAAACATCAGGTCTGAATTCCCCCTGGAAGGGGgaaaggcagggatgggagaagGGAAGATTTTGGTGAAGGTCCATGAGCTGTGTTTGGGTTCTGGTGGTGGCATTGCTGCCTGACCACCCTGACCTGCCTGAGCACTCCAATGGGGATTAAAGCCCACATCCCCTGTCCCAAAGCATGGACTGGGGGTTTCATCCCTTGGGAAACCCCAGAGAGGATGGGACACCAGCCAGGAGAGGGTTGAGCCTGCTCTGGAGTGGGGTAAGATCAGGGCTTGGAAAGGCAGGATCCAGTCGGCATCCACCCCGGATGGGAGCAGGTCCTGGGATGAACATTTTGGCCAAGAGGTGATGATGTAGCAGACACTTTTTTTATCAAACATCCTTTGAAGGGGAAGGCTCCGTATTTGGAGCCACAGTGCCCAATGCCTCTCCTAACTCTGGTGTTTTATTGCTTGTAATAAAGCTGTACATCGATTTATTCCTTCCATTACTCCTCCCACCCCCCCCACCTCGGATTTTGTATTGCTTGAGTTCTCTTCCTTTCCATAAAAATGaagctttattttaaatcagTTATATGACATGATTAATCTTAGTGTTTACTGTATGGCACTTGGTAATGATTAGTTAGTAACATGGTTATGATTTCCTGGTTTCAGTCCCCAAAATGTATTAATATTAATTGcaaagaaaacttttaaaaaacccccaaaagttCACTGGTTTTTAAGCTAATACATTCCATCTCTTTTGTGTGACTCTATGCATTTTGAATGAGTGTAGATACGAGtttgcataaaatatttaatttaaataaatgtttttatatgATGATTGTTCAATGATTTAAATTGCTGTCGCTATTGACAACAgttttcaaaacagaaacatttcccGTGCAAGTgctatttttttatatttttgttgtcATCGTTGTTGTTGGTATTTTCAGCCAAATTTTTCTACTTccatttttttataaataaaacaaagatcTGTGGTTATCTTTACAAATTGTGGATTGCTTTCTAACAAACAGACTCAGGGCATGATGAGTGCTTACCCTCACTTTTCATGGAGTGTCTTGGAGCTCAGGTCACTGTGCTGGCCTTGATCCTGCTTCTGCCATCTCTCAGATGTGATCTTTGTAATCCTGTTTCCATATTACAGTGAAGTGAGGAGCTTTGTCTTTGGTGTCTTGGTGAGCACAGATGATGTTGCCAATTTATGGAGTGAGTGCCAGTGCCTGGAGCGTGGGTTTTAGCTGCATTTAAgttctcttttctttcacagTTTGGGTAATTCACCTTTTAAGGTGCTCCACAGTGTGGGGACCTTGAAAAGAGTCCTCATTTCAGGTGTAGATCAAGGCAGTGAGGTCTCAGAAATATGTGGGGGTCAAATTTGGGGAGGCACATGAAGATGATGTTGAATGATGGTCTTCAGGCCTGGCCAGCAAAGAGAAAACTTAACCCATGTTGTTGTGGAAAAGCATCACAGCCTGCTCTTGCCAGACATTAAAtcaggctgtgtccctgctgtccttgAGGTTAAGCCAGGCACAGAGAATCCCAGAGTTgtcagggctggaagggacctctggagatccaAGCCAGGGTAAACATCTCTCAAAGCAGTGTCCTCCCAGGCTGGGTCCTCCTGCTTGGCCCCAAAAAGTGGAGGAGCACGTTTCTTAGTGCACTTTATGGTGATGCCACCTCTGTTTGGTGGCTGGGAGGGGTCTTCAGAGGTCACCCACCCCAATCCAACCCAATCCTGTCCCTTGTCTCCCATAAATTACGTCACTGATCCACAAACCCCATGATCCCAGAAGGTGGAGGCTGTGTGAGTATTTGAGGAGGCACAACATGACCCTGTCCTGTTCTCCTTCATCCCCCACTTGTATCCCCTGGATTCAGCTCTCCCATCCTGCCTCTTCCTTCTTCCATCTCTCAGGCATCCAAATTCACCCTTGGTCTTTCctttcagaaaggaaatggaTGCCTTGGGGTGTCCTGCCAGCCCCGGGTGCTGTGGTGGCTCCCTGATTGGGTAGGCTCAGCCCAAATGTGACTCTTCCAAGAGGATTTTggagctggagggagggaggtacCAGGATCCTGTTTGGCCTCTCTGCCCAGCAGCGTTGATTCACGTGGGAccatgccaggagcaggagtgggGCTGCTTTGCCCTTCTCCATCTCTCCCTGCAATCCCTGTGGTGCCCCAGGCCTGAGAGACAGCAGAGAATGGTGAAACTGCCCTGGGAAGGAggctcagctgtcccagctTCCTCAGAAATTCAGCTCTGGGTATTGCCACCAGCCTGATGTGGTATGTCACATTCTTATCCTATAGGACCCTTTCTCCAGGACATTGGCTTCTCCTTCTGGTCCTTCTCCTTATTCCCATGC contains:
- the SOX7 gene encoding transcription factor SOX-7, producing the protein MAALLSTFPWPERLEGDTGEGLSPGPPPRASQGEKGSESRIRRPMNAFMVWAKDERKRLAVQNPDLHNAELSKMLGKSWKALSLSQKRPYVEEAERLRVKHMQDYPNYKYRPRRKKQVKRIGKRVDPGFLLGSLTRGDQNSVPEKRTCSRAGGDKEGPGEYPPRPGLPAVRAYREPPGSSGGSSTSVDTYPYGLPTPPEMSPLDAIDPEQSFFSSPCPEEHHRSHLAGATFSPPEFAGGSLPCGHHALSPMPPQPATCMIPPASSCPSLPPPPPSYYTPAFPSLPPPNLHAHLGQLSPPPDHHGFDTLDQLSQAELLGEMDRNEFDQYLNNPGHGDHHHHGGALANGHIPSSGSSHSSENSLISVLADATATYYNNYSVS